A region of [Bacteroides] pectinophilus DNA encodes the following proteins:
- the rfbF gene encoding glucose-1-phosphate cytidylyltransferase — translation MKVVILAGGFGTRISEESHLKPKPMIEIGGKPILWHIMKEYAHYGFDEFIICCGYKQYVIKEWFADYYLHNSDITFDFTKGGEMTVHNNKTEPWKVTLIDTGLNTMTGGRVKRIQQYVGDETFMLTYGDGVCDVDINKLLEFHRSHGKIATMTAVSVGQRFGVLDIDSSNTINSFREKDDVDGSRINAGYMVLEPAIFDYIAGDDTVFEQEPLRRMAQMGELKAYMHNGFWQCMDTKREMEKLEELWQSGKAPWKSWND, via the coding sequence ATGAAAGTCGTAATTCTTGCCGGAGGATTCGGAACGAGAATAAGTGAAGAAAGTCATCTTAAACCAAAGCCAATGATAGAGATTGGCGGTAAGCCTATTTTGTGGCATATTATGAAGGAGTATGCACATTACGGATTTGATGAATTTATCATATGCTGTGGATATAAGCAGTACGTGATAAAGGAGTGGTTTGCAGACTACTATCTTCATAACAGCGACATTACATTTGACTTTACAAAGGGCGGCGAGATGACCGTGCATAATAATAAGACGGAACCCTGGAAGGTTACGCTTATTGACACAGGCCTGAACACCATGACAGGCGGACGTGTAAAGAGAATACAGCAGTATGTCGGTGATGAGACATTTATGCTGACATATGGTGACGGAGTATGTGATGTAGATATAAACAAGCTTCTTGAGTTCCACAGAAGCCACGGGAAGATTGCCACAATGACGGCAGTATCAGTAGGACAGAGATTCGGTGTGCTTGATATAGATTCATCCAATACCATTAATTCCTTCAGAGAGAAGGATGATGTTGACGGCAGCAGAATTAATGCAGGTTATATGGTACTCGAGCCGGCAATATTTGATTATATAGCAGGAGATGACACCGTATTTGAGCAGGAGCCTCTCCGCAGGATGGCACAGATGGGTGAACTTAAGGCATATATGCATAACGGTTTCTGGCAGTGCATGGATACAAAGCGCGAGATGGAGAAGCTTGAAGAGTTATGGCAGAGCGGTAAGGCACCATGGAAGTCATGGAATGATTAA
- a CDS encoding carbohydrate-binding domain-containing protein, whose protein sequence is MKQKHGRKSKIAALLAACALTVSAMIAGGTLSVSADAGEAKENVGGIFLISGGTAANGDYSYDENNSLLTILKSTPITIKSVNNQFVNAKIFIKNGVDANITLDTLRIRPTDGAAISMGDSSASVTITIKGGTSNYLNGVNAAGIEKLSENGRLTITCEHADEENHQCDMNCGMLDARCSAGHGAGIGASGCNYGTETGGIYIKGGVILAVGHDGAGIGGSNLADVSDINISGGIIEAWGDNGAAGIGSATNGGIGSINISGGIISAYGSAFRNSSGSHFYGAAIGAAYCSRFDSINISGGTIYANTAYDSNGTGGVAVGAGNNCNSDRTGIIRISDGVVYAVGSGSTDAIGVTDSVADPADIVIDGGSVYPKCGDDCTVHSDKIGMSSLPKDSSGRELILLEIDNSGNESITVNGKAYPSNSTYNTDFDNSTEVKKSYVFMPKTGRNSVTVGNTTTDYIYTENGLVNAEDMKLDFYATDSNKPLVYGTDYKIDGSTLKILSDKGITVKNVDPTQPCSNDIYIESGVSANITFAGINIQRGLNELSAVEIAENSSGNVNIILADNTDNIISTTYNYAALSKNSDSAECGTLTISCQHSGEAGHICGSSCGGLNAASSNYPAAIGGDDNRSASNIVINGGRINAKGSKGAGIGGGYNAKANNITVNGGIINAESVFGAAIGGGQGGSADGIYINGGIVNAVITYFNNNNAYGCAIGSGATGQADNIIINDGIVTAQGGYNSYALGGWSNSENTRNYQINGGMVYLVNDKTKNLKPFSSDAKLKNNNGEYVYLAAISNPNGEEITINGDPQQYRFLSSSDMTFYAYVPKDIAGTASVKVGDKQYSYGLNEGIFEEMGSDLVIRGDNEILEYGLEYTYPAKTGILTVNNCAGSVTIKNADESVPTNNRIYIGSDEAPSTVNVTLNGVNIYAPCDSDSGTYHPAIECNEYVACNLIIDGGSTNKLVAIDSETTISVGRSLTVSCYAGSAEYGHICDETCGTLYVEQEDIAPAIGILDSEPDKFIEFKSGRITVISGDENAIDGYQEGKIILSGGFIYAKSEGASALGNAKYFSLSKGVYTLESNQRYYALATTNNTDGEVHIDSSASVYIRGKNGAYGEQTYGINAISKAPVSCSENADGSYPEVALITIANPQNEDVYFNGKLLPFKTHSDSDTNLYIYADRSAKHTVKVGGSEKTYEYIAAMRAFAAIGSDLVITAADGSALTPGVDYDYYISSVTNPVTQVSADIGTLNVYTNTPVVIKNADGVSSTQDIIVINASYADVTLAGVNISYPSMWTDSSALCIANDNTASITLADGTTNTLISDSMYGCGIAKDGTGTLTITCEKAKNDFSHKCDENCGTLSAKANMYGSAIGSTSGQYNGKTAQKITILGGNITAASKHGAAIGGGIYTGAENITVSGGNINATGGGSSAAIGSGEKNSSSSEAVTAENIKILGGNINAVGGFGAAAIGGGKESSASDITIANANVKAVTDDYSAAIGGGQNANGKNIRIENSTLYAASQSGAAIIGGGVDGTGDKIYIENSVVSLVQKGSCGPDMIGNGVDGVASEIYIDNSSVAMYSTNTFSPDISQNSQIKNSAGEPVYLLTVDNPNGDDVIVDGVMAIAANNIAADPSDTGLHLWLADRDHSLVFTDADGATTQIDYHFNDLFKVFKLCEADIDDGYRYNETAHWYVCKNSDLCTVKFNYQKHLGGNATCTDKAVCEACGYEYGEPLGHNMQYFDYVPETCTTDGNIEYYKCGNCSKLFTDADGKNEITYADTVIAAKGHRYLTSWTFDSDSHWHKCDVCGSVDKIEPHVSSGHATETAAETCTICGYEIAPVLGHIHANNLMPVYAVKPTCTKGGNIGYYVCSCGKMFADSNAATALTEADIVIPAAGHGATEIRNRVEPTETANGYTGDEYCTVCNELVKRGTVIPATASSGTTTTPSEPTSAPSGTTTTPSEPTSAPSGTTTTPSEPTSAPSGTTTTPSEPTSALTGTTTLSEPTSALTGTTTTPSETTSAQSGTTTTPSETSATTTLPPEDAELPFIKDECGRVIVDENDHAADNESGDAEKSENDETNPVTGAAVAGLIALIILAAAVAVVLSRKKK, encoded by the coding sequence ATGAAACAAAAGCATGGTAGAAAATCCAAGATTGCGGCATTGCTCGCAGCTTGCGCCCTTACTGTTTCGGCAATGATAGCAGGCGGAACCCTGTCCGTCAGCGCAGACGCTGGAGAAGCTAAAGAAAATGTAGGTGGCATATTTCTTATAAGCGGAGGAACCGCTGCGAACGGAGATTACAGCTATGACGAAAATAATAGCTTGCTGACCATTCTGAAAAGCACACCAATAACAATAAAGAGCGTAAACAATCAATTTGTCAACGCAAAAATCTTTATTAAAAACGGCGTTGATGCGAATATTACGCTTGACACTCTGCGCATCAGACCGACCGACGGCGCCGCTATATCTATGGGCGACAGCTCTGCGAGCGTAACCATAACCATTAAAGGTGGGACTTCCAACTATCTGAACGGCGTGAACGCGGCAGGCATTGAAAAGCTGTCCGAAAACGGAAGGCTTACAATCACCTGCGAACACGCAGACGAAGAAAACCATCAGTGCGACATGAACTGCGGTATGCTTGACGCAAGGTGCAGCGCGGGACACGGCGCGGGCATAGGCGCTTCAGGATGTAATTATGGAACCGAAACCGGCGGCATATACATAAAAGGCGGCGTGATCTTAGCTGTAGGCCATGACGGCGCAGGCATCGGCGGCAGCAATTTAGCCGATGTATCCGACATCAATATTTCGGGCGGCATAATCGAAGCATGGGGAGATAATGGCGCCGCAGGCATCGGCAGCGCCACTAACGGCGGCATTGGCTCTATAAACATAAGCGGCGGCATAATTTCGGCATACGGCAGTGCATTCAGAAATTCCAGCGGCAGCCACTTTTACGGCGCGGCAATAGGCGCTGCTTACTGCAGCAGATTTGACAGCATAAACATAAGCGGCGGCACTATCTACGCAAATACCGCTTATGACAGCAATGGCACAGGCGGAGTCGCTGTCGGCGCAGGAAACAACTGCAACTCGGACAGGACAGGTATAATCAGAATTTCCGACGGCGTTGTTTACGCAGTTGGCAGCGGCAGCACTGACGCAATCGGCGTTACCGACAGCGTGGCAGACCCTGCCGACATCGTAATAGACGGCGGCTCGGTATATCCGAAGTGCGGCGACGACTGTACCGTACATTCCGACAAAATAGGTATGTCCTCCCTGCCGAAGGACTCAAGCGGCAGAGAGCTGATTTTACTGGAAATAGACAATTCGGGCAATGAAAGCATTACCGTAAACGGAAAAGCATATCCGTCAAACAGCACATACAACACCGATTTTGATAATTCGACAGAGGTTAAAAAGTCCTACGTTTTCATGCCGAAAACCGGCAGAAACAGCGTAACGGTAGGCAATACAACCACCGACTATATTTACACCGAAAACGGTCTGGTAAACGCTGAAGATATGAAGCTTGACTTCTACGCAACAGACAGCAATAAACCACTTGTCTACGGAACAGACTATAAAATTGACGGCTCCACGCTGAAAATTTTATCGGACAAGGGCATTACCGTAAAAAATGTTGACCCGACGCAGCCGTGCAGCAACGACATTTACATTGAGAGCGGCGTTTCCGCAAACATTACTTTTGCGGGAATAAATATCCAAAGAGGTCTGAATGAACTCAGCGCTGTTGAAATTGCCGAAAACAGCAGCGGAAATGTAAACATAATCCTTGCCGACAACACGGACAATATTATTTCTACAACCTATAATTACGCCGCACTGTCCAAGAACTCAGACAGTGCCGAATGCGGAACGCTCACCATATCCTGCCAACACAGCGGAGAAGCCGGCCATATCTGCGGCAGCAGCTGCGGCGGACTTAATGCGGCAAGCTCTAACTACCCTGCGGCTATCGGCGGCGATGATAACAGATCCGCAAGCAACATTGTCATAAACGGCGGCAGAATCAATGCAAAAGGCAGCAAGGGCGCAGGCATCGGCGGCGGTTATAACGCTAAGGCAAACAATATTACTGTCAACGGCGGTATAATCAACGCAGAAAGCGTCTTTGGCGCAGCCATCGGCGGCGGGCAGGGCGGCAGCGCTGACGGCATTTACATTAACGGCGGTATTGTCAACGCTGTTATAACCTACTTTAACAATAATAACGCTTACGGCTGCGCGATCGGTTCAGGCGCAACCGGTCAGGCAGACAACATTATTATAAACGACGGTATCGTAACCGCCCAGGGCGGCTACAACAGCTACGCGCTCGGCGGCTGGTCAAATTCCGAAAACACCCGTAACTACCAAATAAACGGCGGTATGGTTTATCTGGTAAATGACAAGACTAAGAACCTGAAGCCGTTCAGCAGCGACGCTAAACTCAAAAACAATAACGGCGAGTACGTCTATCTTGCCGCAATCAGCAACCCGAACGGCGAGGAAATCACTATAAACGGCGACCCTCAGCAGTACAGATTCCTCAGCAGCTCCGATATGACCTTTTATGCTTACGTTCCCAAGGATATAGCAGGCACTGCAAGCGTAAAGGTAGGCGACAAGCAGTATTCCTACGGTCTTAACGAAGGAATATTCGAGGAAATGGGATCCGACCTTGTTATTAGAGGCGACAACGAAATCCTTGAATACGGATTAGAATACACTTACCCTGCCAAAACGGGCATACTTACAGTAAACAACTGCGCCGGCAGCGTAACCATAAAGAACGCCGATGAAAGCGTTCCCACAAACAACCGTATCTATATCGGCAGCGATGAAGCGCCGTCAACCGTCAACGTTACCCTTAACGGCGTAAACATTTACGCCCCTTGCGACAGCGACAGCGGTACGTACCACCCTGCAATCGAGTGCAATGAATATGTAGCCTGCAATCTTATAATCGACGGCGGCAGCACAAACAAGCTGGTAGCAATAGACAGCGAAACAACAATCTCAGTAGGACGCAGCCTGACTGTAAGCTGCTATGCAGGCTCTGCCGAATACGGTCACATCTGCGATGAAACCTGCGGCACTCTTTATGTCGAGCAGGAAGACATAGCTCCCGCTATCGGCATACTTGATTCCGAGCCGGATAAGTTCATCGAATTCAAAAGCGGCAGGATAACCGTTATTTCCGGCGATGAAAACGCAATAGACGGCTATCAGGAGGGAAAAATAATCCTCTCAGGCGGATTTATCTACGCAAAGAGCGAGGGTGCCTCCGCTCTCGGAAACGCAAAATATTTCTCCCTTTCAAAGGGCGTTTACACCCTTGAAAGCAATCAGAGATATTACGCTTTAGCTACAACAAACAACACTGACGGCGAGGTTCATATAGACAGCTCCGCTTCCGTATATATCCGCGGCAAAAACGGGGCATACGGCGAACAGACCTACGGCATAAACGCAATCAGCAAAGCTCCCGTTTCCTGTAGCGAAAATGCGGATGGCAGCTATCCTGAGGTTGCTCTTATTACAATAGCCAACCCACAGAATGAGGACGTTTACTTTAACGGAAAGCTTCTGCCATTCAAAACCCACAGCGATTCCGACACTAACCTCTACATTTACGCCGACCGCTCGGCAAAGCATACCGTTAAGGTCGGCGGCAGCGAAAAAACATACGAATACATTGCTGCCATGCGCGCCTTTGCAGCCATAGGAAGCGACCTTGTTATCACTGCGGCTGACGGCTCGGCGCTTACCCCGGGCGTTGATTACGACTATTATATCTCCTCTGTAACGAACCCGGTTACGCAGGTATCCGCCGATATAGGAACGCTGAACGTTTACACAAATACTCCTGTTGTAATCAAGAACGCAGACGGCGTTTCCTCAACACAGGACATAATCGTAATCAATGCGTCCTATGCGGACGTTACCCTTGCGGGAGTAAATATCAGCTACCCGTCAATGTGGACCGACAGCTCAGCGCTCTGCATAGCCAATGACAACACCGCGTCAATCACGCTTGCAGACGGAACTACCAACACTCTTATCTCTGACAGTATGTACGGCTGCGGCATTGCAAAAGACGGAACAGGCACATTGACAATAACTTGCGAAAAGGCTAAAAACGATTTTTCTCACAAGTGTGACGAAAACTGCGGCACGCTCAGCGCAAAGGCGAATATGTACGGCTCCGCAATCGGCTCAACCAGCGGTCAGTACAACGGAAAAACTGCTCAAAAGATTACGATATTGGGCGGCAATATCACCGCGGCTTCTAAGCACGGCGCAGCAATCGGCGGCGGTATTTACACAGGCGCAGAGAATATCACTGTTTCAGGCGGCAATATCAACGCCACCGGCGGCGGCTCTTCAGCGGCAATCGGAAGCGGCGAAAAAAATTCAAGCTCCTCCGAAGCTGTAACCGCTGAAAATATAAAGATTTTAGGCGGCAACATCAACGCAGTCGGCGGCTTCGGCGCGGCGGCAATCGGCGGCGGTAAGGAAAGCAGCGCCTCGGACATTACAATTGCGAACGCCAATGTAAAAGCCGTAACAGACGATTACAGCGCAGCAATCGGCGGCGGTCAGAACGCAAACGGCAAAAACATCAGAATAGAAAACTCGACCCTTTACGCAGCAAGCCAATCCGGCGCAGCGATTATCGGCGGCGGCGTCGACGGAACAGGCGACAAAATCTATATCGAAAACAGCGTTGTTTCGCTGGTTCAGAAAGGCTCCTGCGGACCTGATATGATAGGAAACGGCGTTGACGGCGTTGCAAGCGAAATTTATATCGACAACAGCTCGGTAGCTATGTACTCGACAAACACATTCAGCCCCGATATTTCTCAGAACAGCCAGATAAAGAACAGCGCAGGCGAACCTGTTTACCTGCTGACAGTTGACAATCCTAACGGCGATGATGTCATCGTTGACGGCGTTATGGCAATTGCCGCCAACAATATTGCCGCCGACCCGAGCGACACAGGACTTCACTTATGGCTTGCAGACCGCGACCATTCGTTAGTATTCACAGACGCAGACGGCGCGACAACCCAGATTGATTACCACTTCAACGACTTATTTAAAGTGTTCAAGCTTTGCGAGGCGGATATTGACGACGGCTATCGCTACAACGAAACCGCGCACTGGTATGTCTGCAAAAACAGCGACCTCTGCACCGTAAAGTTTAACTATCAAAAACACCTTGGCGGTAATGCGACCTGCACGGATAAGGCTGTTTGCGAAGCCTGCGGCTACGAATACGGAGAACCTCTCGGTCACAATATGCAGTATTTCGATTATGTCCCTGAAACCTGCACAACCGACGGAAACATTGAATACTACAAATGCGGTAACTGCAGCAAGCTGTTCACAGACGCTGACGGCAAAAACGAAATAACTTACGCCGATACGGTGATTGCGGCAAAGGGACACCGCTACCTCACGTCATGGACATTCGACAGCGACTCGCATTGGCATAAATGTGATGTCTGTGGCTCTGTGGATAAAATAGAGCCGCACGTTTCAAGCGGTCATGCAACCGAAACTGCCGCTGAAACCTGCACAATCTGCGGATACGAAATCGCTCCGGTGCTGGGACACATTCATGCCAACAACCTTATGCCGGTTTATGCTGTTAAGCCTACCTGCACAAAGGGCGGCAATATTGGCTACTATGTATGCTCCTGCGGCAAGATGTTTGCCGACAGCAACGCTGCAACGGCGCTGACAGAAGCTGACATTGTTATTCCTGCGGCAGGACACGGAGCAACCGAAATCAGAAACAGAGTTGAGCCGACCGAAACAGCCAACGGCTACACAGGCGATGAATACTGCACGGTATGCAATGAACTTGTCAAGCGAGGCACGGTTATTCCTGCAACAGCTTCGTCGGGAACAACAACAACTCCGTCCGAACCTACTTCGGCTCCGTCGGGAACAACAACAACTCCGTCCGAACCTACTTCGGCTCCGTCGGGAACAACAACAACTCCGTCCGAACCTACTTCGGCTCCGTCGGGAACAACCACAACTCCGTCCGAACCTACTTCGGCTCTGACGGGAACAACAACTCTGTCCGAACCTACTTCGGCTCTGACGGGAACAACCACAACTCCGTCCGAAACCACTTCGGCTCAGTCGGGAACAACTACAACTCCGTCCGAAACCTCAGCCACAACCACGCTTCCGCCTGAGGACGCTGAGCTTCCGTTCATCAAGGACGAGTGCGGCAGGGTAATAGTTGACGAAAACGACCACGCCGCAGACAACGAAAGCGGTGATGCTGAAAAGTCCGAAAACGACGAAACCAACCCCGTCACAGGCGCTGCGGTAGCCGGACTAATAGCATTAATAATTCTGGCTGCGGCAGTAGCAGTTGTTTTAAGTAGAAAGAAAAAGTAA
- the rfbH gene encoding lipopolysaccharide biosynthesis protein RfbH, translated as MFENKTEKEAREDILGLVKEYCDKYHAKKPYEEGDRISYASRVYDSAEMVNLVDSSLEFWLTSGRYTNEFEKKFAEYLGVRYCSLVNSGSSANLVAFMTLTSPLLGDKRIKRGDEVITVACGFPTTVTPMIQYGAVPVFVDVTIPQYNIDVNMLEEALSDKTKAVMIAHTLGNPFDLAAVKAFCEKHELWLVEDNCDALGSVYTIDGEDKLTGTVGDIGTSSFYPPHHMTMGEGGAVYTDNPLLNRIIRSMRDWGRDCVCPSGHDNVCGHRFDRQYGELPLGFDHKYVYSHFGYNLKATDMQAAIGCAQLEKFPSFVERRRHNFDRLKAALEDVSDKLILPEACPNSNPSWFGFLMTCREGIDRRAVVEYIENHKVQTRALFAGNLTKHPCFDIMRMSGEGFRVVGDLSVTDRIMNDTFWVGVYPGMTDEMIDYMAKTIKEAVNGGAN; from the coding sequence ATGTTTGAGAATAAGACTGAGAAGGAAGCAAGAGAAGATATACTTGGCTTAGTTAAGGAGTACTGTGATAAGTACCATGCTAAGAAGCCATATGAGGAAGGCGACAGAATTTCATATGCATCAAGAGTATATGACAGCGCAGAGATGGTCAATCTGGTAGACAGTTCACTTGAGTTCTGGCTTACATCAGGAAGATATACTAACGAATTTGAGAAGAAGTTTGCAGAGTACCTCGGAGTACGTTACTGCTCACTCGTTAATTCAGGTTCATCAGCCAACCTTGTTGCGTTTATGACACTTACATCACCTCTTCTTGGTGACAAGAGGATTAAGAGAGGCGATGAAGTAATTACGGTTGCATGCGGATTCCCTACAACTGTAACACCGATGATCCAGTATGGTGCAGTCCCTGTATTTGTTGATGTTACGATACCTCAGTACAATATTGATGTTAATATGCTTGAGGAGGCACTTTCAGATAAGACTAAAGCGGTCATGATTGCACATACACTCGGTAATCCATTTGACCTTGCAGCAGTTAAGGCATTCTGTGAGAAACATGAGCTGTGGCTTGTGGAAGATAACTGTGATGCGCTCGGTTCAGTGTATACAATAGACGGGGAGGACAAGCTTACAGGTACTGTAGGTGATATAGGTACATCAAGCTTCTATCCGCCACACCATATGACAATGGGAGAGGGTGGTGCAGTATATACAGATAATCCGCTCCTTAACAGAATAATCCGTTCAATGCGCGACTGGGGACGTGACTGTGTATGCCCTTCAGGTCATGACAATGTATGCGGACACCGTTTTGACAGACAGTATGGTGAACTTCCTCTGGGATTTGACCATAAGTATGTATATTCACATTTTGGATATAACCTTAAGGCAACAGACATGCAGGCAGCAATCGGATGTGCGCAGCTTGAGAAGTTCCCTTCATTTGTTGAGAGAAGAAGACATAACTTTGACAGACTTAAGGCTGCACTTGAAGATGTATCTGATAAGCTTATTCTTCCTGAGGCATGTCCTAATTCTAATCCGAGCTGGTTCGGTTTCCTTATGACATGCCGCGAAGGAATTGACAGAAGAGCAGTTGTTGAATATATAGAGAATCATAAGGTTCAGACAAGAGCACTCTTTGCGGGTAATCTTACAAAGCATCCGTGCTTTGATATTATGAGAATGTCAGGAGAAGGCTTCCGCGTAGTGGGTGACCTTTCTGTTACAGACAGAATTATGAATGACACGTTCTGGGTAGGCGTATATCCGGGAATGACTGATGAGATGATTGATTATATGGCAAAGACAATTAAGGAAGCAGTAAACGGAGGCGCTAATTAA
- the rfbG gene encoding CDP-glucose 4,6-dehydratase — protein MNRTDLSFYRGKRVLITGHTGFKGSWLCRILVNAGAVVTGYSLEPPTNPALFDMCGLEGKMNSVIGDIRDSEHLKEAFAKAQPEIVLHLAAQPIVRDSYKNPVYTYETNVMGTVNICECVRQNACVKSFLNVTTDKVYENKEWVWGYREDEPLDGYDPYSNSKSCSELVTHSYKNSFFNDMDVAVSTARAGNVIGGGDFANDRIVPDCARASFAGTPIVVRNPHSTRPYQHVLEPLAAYLMIAKAQYEDKKYQGYYNVGPDESDCVTTGRLVDTFCEAWNKVSDKKASWINKYDGGPHEANFLKLDCSKLKSTFGWKPRWNFDEAINRSVEWYNVYDNNGDVAACMDRQINEFFG, from the coding sequence ATGAATCGCACAGATTTAAGCTTTTATAGAGGAAAAAGAGTTCTTATAACGGGACATACAGGTTTTAAGGGCTCATGGCTTTGCAGAATCCTTGTGAATGCAGGGGCTGTTGTTACAGGATATTCCCTTGAACCGCCAACGAATCCGGCACTTTTTGATATGTGCGGACTTGAAGGTAAGATGAATTCTGTCATAGGAGACATAAGAGATTCTGAACACCTTAAGGAGGCATTTGCAAAGGCGCAGCCTGAGATAGTACTGCATCTGGCAGCACAGCCGATAGTAAGGGATTCATATAAGAATCCTGTATACACATATGAGACGAATGTAATGGGAACGGTTAACATATGTGAATGTGTAAGGCAGAATGCCTGCGTAAAGTCATTTCTTAACGTGACGACTGATAAGGTGTATGAGAATAAGGAATGGGTATGGGGCTACAGAGAGGACGAGCCGCTTGACGGATATGACCCATACTCTAACAGCAAGTCATGTTCGGAGCTTGTTACACACAGCTACAAGAACTCATTTTTTAATGATATGGATGTTGCCGTATCAACAGCAAGGGCAGGTAATGTCATAGGCGGCGGAGATTTTGCCAATGACAGAATAGTACCTGACTGCGCAAGGGCGTCATTTGCGGGAACGCCTATTGTTGTGCGTAATCCTCATTCAACAAGACCTTACCAGCATGTGCTTGAGCCGCTTGCAGCATATCTTATGATTGCAAAGGCACAGTATGAAGATAAGAAGTATCAGGGATACTATAATGTAGGACCGGATGAATCTGACTGTGTTACAACTGGAAGACTTGTTGATACGTTCTGTGAGGCATGGAATAAGGTTTCAGACAAGAAGGCATCATGGATCAACAAGTATGACGGAGGCCCTCACGAAGCGAATTTCCTTAAGCTCGACTGTTCAAAGCTTAAGAGCACATTTGGCTGGAAGCCGCGCTGGAACTTTGATGAGGCGATAAACAGAAGTGTTGAATGGTACAATGTATATGACAACAACGGTGATGTTGCAGCATGCATGGACAGACAGATTAATGAATTTTTTGGATAG